The following are from one region of the Strix uralensis isolate ZFMK-TIS-50842 chromosome 4, bStrUra1, whole genome shotgun sequence genome:
- the PROM1 gene encoding prominin-1 isoform X4 — protein MAVELCLLLLLLCGSTISEVQPIYKPPPGTLDFGFVPAKTYDTGAYHEPGPIGILFKIVHSFLYLVQPNSFPQDLIRKLAQQKFGNTQGDYQKPENVVLTLQAIYYEIGFIVTAALGLLFILLLPLVGLCFCMCRCCDNCGGEMHQRQKKNADCQRSCFATFLFVASLIISVGVLCAYAANQHLTNQVRGAKKLVNSNFKDLKIFLNDTPAQIDYLVSQYNTTKDKALSELNNVGPLLGSRVQEQLGKEVHPALDAALTMAGAIRETKEALENVSVSVEVLQEGTERLHANLTDVKMHLNNTLGDSACSAAQAASTCNIIRNSLNQLNINANFSGLPGVSAQLAKVNDVLKIDLSSLVQKGYAAFNDTPDLVVNQTRNILSDIKSVLESIGSNITTFTKTLPVQKILADLMVSLTQSEAYVQDYFPVVEQYDFYRWLGCLILCCMVVLILVFYCLGLLCGTCGYDKHASPTTRGCISNTGGNFLMAGVGFSFLFSWVLMIVVVLTFVAGGNVEKLVCEPFEDKTLFKVLDTPYLLNQHWKNYLPGILFKNPDINLTFEKVYSDCKENKGIYTSLHLEHMFNIDEFLNISMYTEDVALKIEHIQINLSKIILLDEIGKENLLDFSSSGIEGINFAAYLTEINKSVTKVDLLSFANDLEARADQLPKGALENALKGHANSIRMIHNQQVVPLEQAMTVKKYIKARSTLNQSIRLLKRTSSELMVKVKNVISAVNAAQLLINNNASLVIVQETKKYMDTIVGYFEQYVEWVKESIAMEVAACKPIANVIDTAVDIFLCSYITDSVNTFWFGLGSSSIFLIPAIIFAVKLSKYYRRMDTEDVYDDSSVSGTWHFTL, from the exons ATCTCATCAGAAAACTAGCACAGCAGAAGTTTGGAAATACACAGGGCGATTATCAAAAG CCAGAAAATGTTGTCCTGACTCTTCAG GCCATCTACTATGAAATCGGTTTTATAGTCACCGCAGCCTTGGGattgctatttattttgttaCTGCCTCTTGTGGGACTTTGCTTCTGTATGTGTCGTTGCTGTGACAACTGTGGTGGGGAAATGCatcaaagacagaagaaaaatgctgactGTCAGAGGAGCTGttttgcaacatttctttttgttgcttCTTTAATAATAAG TGTTGGAGTGCTCTGTGCATATGCTGCCAACCAGCATTTAACTAACCAAGTCCGAGGAGCAAAGAAACTGgttaacagtaattttaaagatCTGAAAATTTTCCTTAACGACACACCAGCg CAAATTGACTACTTGGTGAGCCAGTACAACACAACTAAGGATAAAGCACTCTCTGAACTAAATA ATGTTGGACCTTTGCTTGGAAGTAGAGTTCAAGAACAGTTGGGAAAAGAAGTACATCCGGCACTTGATGCAGCTCTGACAATGGCAGGAG CCATCAGAGAAACAAAGGAAGCACTGGAAAATGTGAGTGTCTCTGTAGAGGTTTTGCAGGAGGGAACAGAGAGGCTTCATGCAAACTTGACAGATGTTAAAATGCATCTAAACAACACCCTCGGTGATTCTGCATGCTCTGCAGCTCAGGCTGCTTCAACTTGCAATATCATCAGGAATTCATTAAATCAGCTGAACATCAATGCCAATTTTAGTGGG TTGCCAGGAGTGAGCGCACAGCTTGCGAAGGTCAATGACGTCCTTAAAATAGACCTTTCTAGTCTGGTTCAAAAG GGTTATGCAGCATTTAATGATACTCCAGACTTAGTGGTGAATCAAACCAGGAACATTTTATCAG ATATCAAAAGCGTGCTGGAATCCATTGGTTCAAATATCACTACCTTCACAAAAACACTGCCTGTCCAGAAGATTTTAGCAGATTTGATGGTATCTCTTACACAGAGTGAAGCATATGTTCAAGATTATTTTCCAGTAGTGGAGCAGTATGATTTCTACAG GTGGCTGGGTTGTCTTATTCTGTGCTGCATGGTGGTCCTGATTCTGGTCTTTTACTGTCTTGGATTGCTATGTGGCACCTGTGGTTATGATAAACATGCTTCTCCAACAACCAGAGGCTGCATCTCCAACACTGGAGGAAACTTTCTTATGGC tggtgttggattcagttttcttttctcctgggtGCTGATGATTGTAGTGGTGCTCACTTTTGTCGCAGGTGGAAATGTAGAAAAACTGGTCTGTGAGCCCTTTGAAGATAAAACTTTATTCAAG GTTTTGGATACTCCCTACTTACTAAACCAACACTGGAAAAACTACCTTCCTGGCATCCTGTTTAAAAATCCAGATATTAACTTGACTTTTGAAAAAGTGTACAG tgattgcaaggaaaacaaaggaatttATACTTCCCTTCACCTAGAACACATGTTCAATATTGATGAATTTCTAAATATTAGTATG TATACAGAAGATGTAGCACTTAAAATTGAACATATTCAGATAAACCTCAGCAAAATCATTCTCCTGGATGAAATTGGGAAGGAGAATCTTCTGGATTTCAGCTCTTCAGGAATAGAAGGGATAAACTTTGCAGCATATTTGACAGAG ATCAATAAAAGTGTTACCAAGGTTGATCTTCTGTCATTTGCTAATGACTTAGAAGCAAGAGCAGACCAGCTG CCAAAAGGAGCACTGGAAAATGCCTTAAAAGGACACGCAAACAGCATTCGAATGATTCATAACCAGCAAGTCGTTCCGCTAGAGCAAGCTATG ACTGTCAAGAAATATATTAAAGCTAGG AGCACTTTAAATCAGAGCATTAGGTTGCTGAAGAGGACATCATCTGAACTTATG GTTAAGGTGAAAAATGTCATTAGTGCTGTTAATGCTGCCCAGCTTCTCATAAATAACAATGCTTCTCTAGTTATTGTCCAG GAGACAAAAAAGTACATGGATACCATAGTTGGCTACTTTGAGCAATACGTCGAGTGGGTCAAGGAGTCG ATTGCCATGGAGGTAGCAGCATGCAAGCCTATTGCCAATGTGATAGATACAGCAGTAGATATTTTTTTATGCAGCTATATAACTGATTCTGTG aataccttctggtttggtttgggaaGTTCTTCAATATTCTTAATTCCTGCCATAATTTTTGCTGTGAAACTCTCCAAATACTATCGTAGAATGGATACAGAGGATGTATATGATGA TTCCTCTGTCTCAGGGACTTGGCATTTTACTTTATGA
- the PROM1 gene encoding prominin-1 isoform X6, whose translation MAVELCLLLLLLCGSTISEVQPIYKPPPGTLDFGFVPAKTYDTGAYHEPGPIGILFKIVHSFLYLVQPNSFPQDLIRKLAQQKFGNTQGDYQKPENVVLTLQAIYYEIGFIVTAALGLLFILLLPLVGLCFCMCRCCDNCGGEMHQRQKKNADCQRSCFATFLFVASLIISVGVLCAYAANQHLTNQVRGAKKLVNSNFKDLKIFLNDTPAQIDYLVSQYNTTKDKALSELNNVGPLLGSRVQEQLGKEVHPALDAALTMAGAIRETKEALENVSVSVEVLQEGTERLHANLTDVKMHLNNTLGDSACSAAQAASTCNIIRNSLNQLNINANFSGLPGVSAQLAKVNDVLKIDLSSLVQKGYAAFNDTPDLVVNQTRNILSDIKSVLESIGSNITTFTKTLPVQKILADLMVSLTQSEAYVQDYFPVVEQYDFYRWLGCLILCCMVVLILVFYCLGLLCGTCGYDKHASPTTRGCISNTGGNFLMAGVGFSFLFSWVLMIVVVLTFVAGGNVEKLVCEPFEDKTLFKVLDTPYLLNQHWKNYLPGILFKNPDINLTFEKVYSDCKENKGIYTSLHLEHMFNIDEFLNISMYTEDVALKIEHIQINLSKIILLDEIGKENLLDFSSSGIEGINFAAYLTEINKSVTKVDLLSFANDLEARADQLPKGALENALKGHANSIRMIHNQQVVPLEQAMKYIKARSTLNQSIRLLKRTSSELMVKVKNVISAVNAAQLLINNNASLVIVQETKKYMDTIVGYFEQYVEWVKESIAMEVAACKPIANVIDTAVDIFLCSYITDSVNTFWFGLGSSSIFLIPAIIFAVKLSKYYRRMDTEDVYDDSSVSGTWHFTL comes from the exons ATCTCATCAGAAAACTAGCACAGCAGAAGTTTGGAAATACACAGGGCGATTATCAAAAG CCAGAAAATGTTGTCCTGACTCTTCAG GCCATCTACTATGAAATCGGTTTTATAGTCACCGCAGCCTTGGGattgctatttattttgttaCTGCCTCTTGTGGGACTTTGCTTCTGTATGTGTCGTTGCTGTGACAACTGTGGTGGGGAAATGCatcaaagacagaagaaaaatgctgactGTCAGAGGAGCTGttttgcaacatttctttttgttgcttCTTTAATAATAAG TGTTGGAGTGCTCTGTGCATATGCTGCCAACCAGCATTTAACTAACCAAGTCCGAGGAGCAAAGAAACTGgttaacagtaattttaaagatCTGAAAATTTTCCTTAACGACACACCAGCg CAAATTGACTACTTGGTGAGCCAGTACAACACAACTAAGGATAAAGCACTCTCTGAACTAAATA ATGTTGGACCTTTGCTTGGAAGTAGAGTTCAAGAACAGTTGGGAAAAGAAGTACATCCGGCACTTGATGCAGCTCTGACAATGGCAGGAG CCATCAGAGAAACAAAGGAAGCACTGGAAAATGTGAGTGTCTCTGTAGAGGTTTTGCAGGAGGGAACAGAGAGGCTTCATGCAAACTTGACAGATGTTAAAATGCATCTAAACAACACCCTCGGTGATTCTGCATGCTCTGCAGCTCAGGCTGCTTCAACTTGCAATATCATCAGGAATTCATTAAATCAGCTGAACATCAATGCCAATTTTAGTGGG TTGCCAGGAGTGAGCGCACAGCTTGCGAAGGTCAATGACGTCCTTAAAATAGACCTTTCTAGTCTGGTTCAAAAG GGTTATGCAGCATTTAATGATACTCCAGACTTAGTGGTGAATCAAACCAGGAACATTTTATCAG ATATCAAAAGCGTGCTGGAATCCATTGGTTCAAATATCACTACCTTCACAAAAACACTGCCTGTCCAGAAGATTTTAGCAGATTTGATGGTATCTCTTACACAGAGTGAAGCATATGTTCAAGATTATTTTCCAGTAGTGGAGCAGTATGATTTCTACAG GTGGCTGGGTTGTCTTATTCTGTGCTGCATGGTGGTCCTGATTCTGGTCTTTTACTGTCTTGGATTGCTATGTGGCACCTGTGGTTATGATAAACATGCTTCTCCAACAACCAGAGGCTGCATCTCCAACACTGGAGGAAACTTTCTTATGGC tggtgttggattcagttttcttttctcctgggtGCTGATGATTGTAGTGGTGCTCACTTTTGTCGCAGGTGGAAATGTAGAAAAACTGGTCTGTGAGCCCTTTGAAGATAAAACTTTATTCAAG GTTTTGGATACTCCCTACTTACTAAACCAACACTGGAAAAACTACCTTCCTGGCATCCTGTTTAAAAATCCAGATATTAACTTGACTTTTGAAAAAGTGTACAG tgattgcaaggaaaacaaaggaatttATACTTCCCTTCACCTAGAACACATGTTCAATATTGATGAATTTCTAAATATTAGTATG TATACAGAAGATGTAGCACTTAAAATTGAACATATTCAGATAAACCTCAGCAAAATCATTCTCCTGGATGAAATTGGGAAGGAGAATCTTCTGGATTTCAGCTCTTCAGGAATAGAAGGGATAAACTTTGCAGCATATTTGACAGAG ATCAATAAAAGTGTTACCAAGGTTGATCTTCTGTCATTTGCTAATGACTTAGAAGCAAGAGCAGACCAGCTG CCAAAAGGAGCACTGGAAAATGCCTTAAAAGGACACGCAAACAGCATTCGAATGATTCATAACCAGCAAGTCGTTCCGCTAGAGCAAGCTATG AAATATATTAAAGCTAGG AGCACTTTAAATCAGAGCATTAGGTTGCTGAAGAGGACATCATCTGAACTTATG GTTAAGGTGAAAAATGTCATTAGTGCTGTTAATGCTGCCCAGCTTCTCATAAATAACAATGCTTCTCTAGTTATTGTCCAG GAGACAAAAAAGTACATGGATACCATAGTTGGCTACTTTGAGCAATACGTCGAGTGGGTCAAGGAGTCG ATTGCCATGGAGGTAGCAGCATGCAAGCCTATTGCCAATGTGATAGATACAGCAGTAGATATTTTTTTATGCAGCTATATAACTGATTCTGTG aataccttctggtttggtttgggaaGTTCTTCAATATTCTTAATTCCTGCCATAATTTTTGCTGTGAAACTCTCCAAATACTATCGTAGAATGGATACAGAGGATGTATATGATGA TTCCTCTGTCTCAGGGACTTGGCATTTTACTTTATGA
- the PROM1 gene encoding prominin-1 isoform X2, whose amino-acid sequence MAVELCLLLLLLCGSTISEVQPIYKPPPGTLDFGFVPAKTYDTGAYHEPGPIGILFKIVHSFLYLVQPNSFPQDLIRKLAQQKFGNTQGDYQKPENVVLTLQAIYYEIGFIVTAALGLLFILLLPLVGLCFCMCRCCDNCGGEMHQRQKKNADCQRSCFATFLFVASLIISVGVLCAYAANQHLTNQVRGAKKLVNSNFKDLKIFLNDTPAQIDYLVSQYNTTKDKALSELNNVGPLLGSRVQEQLGKEVHPALDAALTMAGVKVERAIKAIRETKEALENVSVSVEVLQEGTERLHANLTDVKMHLNNTLGDSACSAAQAASTCNIIRNSLNQLNINANFSGLPGVSAQLAKVNDVLKIDLSSLVQKGYAAFNDTPDLVVNQTRNILSDIKSVLESIGSNITTFTKTLPVQKILADLMVSLTQSEAYVQDYFPVVEQYDFYRWLGCLILCCMVVLILVFYCLGLLCGTCGYDKHASPTTRGCISNTGGNFLMAGVGFSFLFSWVLMIVVVLTFVAGGNVEKLVCEPFEDKTLFKVLDTPYLLNQHWKNYLPGILFKNPDINLTFEKVYSDCKENKGIYTSLHLEHMFNIDEFLNISMYTEDVALKIEHIQINLSKIILLDEIGKENLLDFSSSGIEGINFAAYLTEINKSVTKVDLLSFANDLEARADQLPKGALENALKGHANSIRMIHNQQVVPLEQAMKYIKARSTLNQSIRLLKRTSSELMVKVKNVISAVNAAQLLINNNASLVIVQETKKYMDTIVGYFEQYVEWVKESIAMEVAACKPIANVIDTAVDIFLCSYITDSVNTFWFGLGSSSIFLIPAIIFAVKLSKYYRRMDTEDVYDDSSVSGTWHFTL is encoded by the exons ATCTCATCAGAAAACTAGCACAGCAGAAGTTTGGAAATACACAGGGCGATTATCAAAAG CCAGAAAATGTTGTCCTGACTCTTCAG GCCATCTACTATGAAATCGGTTTTATAGTCACCGCAGCCTTGGGattgctatttattttgttaCTGCCTCTTGTGGGACTTTGCTTCTGTATGTGTCGTTGCTGTGACAACTGTGGTGGGGAAATGCatcaaagacagaagaaaaatgctgactGTCAGAGGAGCTGttttgcaacatttctttttgttgcttCTTTAATAATAAG TGTTGGAGTGCTCTGTGCATATGCTGCCAACCAGCATTTAACTAACCAAGTCCGAGGAGCAAAGAAACTGgttaacagtaattttaaagatCTGAAAATTTTCCTTAACGACACACCAGCg CAAATTGACTACTTGGTGAGCCAGTACAACACAACTAAGGATAAAGCACTCTCTGAACTAAATA ATGTTGGACCTTTGCTTGGAAGTAGAGTTCAAGAACAGTTGGGAAAAGAAGTACATCCGGCACTTGATGCAGCTCTGACAATGGCAGGAG TCAAAGTGGAAAGGGCTATCAAAG CCATCAGAGAAACAAAGGAAGCACTGGAAAATGTGAGTGTCTCTGTAGAGGTTTTGCAGGAGGGAACAGAGAGGCTTCATGCAAACTTGACAGATGTTAAAATGCATCTAAACAACACCCTCGGTGATTCTGCATGCTCTGCAGCTCAGGCTGCTTCAACTTGCAATATCATCAGGAATTCATTAAATCAGCTGAACATCAATGCCAATTTTAGTGGG TTGCCAGGAGTGAGCGCACAGCTTGCGAAGGTCAATGACGTCCTTAAAATAGACCTTTCTAGTCTGGTTCAAAAG GGTTATGCAGCATTTAATGATACTCCAGACTTAGTGGTGAATCAAACCAGGAACATTTTATCAG ATATCAAAAGCGTGCTGGAATCCATTGGTTCAAATATCACTACCTTCACAAAAACACTGCCTGTCCAGAAGATTTTAGCAGATTTGATGGTATCTCTTACACAGAGTGAAGCATATGTTCAAGATTATTTTCCAGTAGTGGAGCAGTATGATTTCTACAG GTGGCTGGGTTGTCTTATTCTGTGCTGCATGGTGGTCCTGATTCTGGTCTTTTACTGTCTTGGATTGCTATGTGGCACCTGTGGTTATGATAAACATGCTTCTCCAACAACCAGAGGCTGCATCTCCAACACTGGAGGAAACTTTCTTATGGC tggtgttggattcagttttcttttctcctgggtGCTGATGATTGTAGTGGTGCTCACTTTTGTCGCAGGTGGAAATGTAGAAAAACTGGTCTGTGAGCCCTTTGAAGATAAAACTTTATTCAAG GTTTTGGATACTCCCTACTTACTAAACCAACACTGGAAAAACTACCTTCCTGGCATCCTGTTTAAAAATCCAGATATTAACTTGACTTTTGAAAAAGTGTACAG tgattgcaaggaaaacaaaggaatttATACTTCCCTTCACCTAGAACACATGTTCAATATTGATGAATTTCTAAATATTAGTATG TATACAGAAGATGTAGCACTTAAAATTGAACATATTCAGATAAACCTCAGCAAAATCATTCTCCTGGATGAAATTGGGAAGGAGAATCTTCTGGATTTCAGCTCTTCAGGAATAGAAGGGATAAACTTTGCAGCATATTTGACAGAG ATCAATAAAAGTGTTACCAAGGTTGATCTTCTGTCATTTGCTAATGACTTAGAAGCAAGAGCAGACCAGCTG CCAAAAGGAGCACTGGAAAATGCCTTAAAAGGACACGCAAACAGCATTCGAATGATTCATAACCAGCAAGTCGTTCCGCTAGAGCAAGCTATG AAATATATTAAAGCTAGG AGCACTTTAAATCAGAGCATTAGGTTGCTGAAGAGGACATCATCTGAACTTATG GTTAAGGTGAAAAATGTCATTAGTGCTGTTAATGCTGCCCAGCTTCTCATAAATAACAATGCTTCTCTAGTTATTGTCCAG GAGACAAAAAAGTACATGGATACCATAGTTGGCTACTTTGAGCAATACGTCGAGTGGGTCAAGGAGTCG ATTGCCATGGAGGTAGCAGCATGCAAGCCTATTGCCAATGTGATAGATACAGCAGTAGATATTTTTTTATGCAGCTATATAACTGATTCTGTG aataccttctggtttggtttgggaaGTTCTTCAATATTCTTAATTCCTGCCATAATTTTTGCTGTGAAACTCTCCAAATACTATCGTAGAATGGATACAGAGGATGTATATGATGA TTCCTCTGTCTCAGGGACTTGGCATTTTACTTTATGA
- the PROM1 gene encoding prominin-1 isoform X7: MAVELCLLLLLLCGSTISEVQPIYKPPPGTLDFGFVPAKTYDTGAYHEPGPIGILFKIVHSFLYLVQPNSFPQDLIRKLAQQKFGNTQGDYQKPENVVLTLQAIYYEIGFIVTAALGLLFILLLPLVGLCFCMCRCCDNCGGEMHQRQKKNADCQRSCFATFLFVASLIISVGVLCAYAANQHLTNQVRGAKKLVNSNFKDLKIFLNDTPAQIDYLVSQYNTTKDKALSELNNVGPLLGSRVQEQLGKEVHPALDAALTMAGAIRETKEALENVSVSVEVLQEGTERLHANLTDVKMHLNNTLGDSACSAAQAASTCNIIRNSLNQLNINANFSGLPGVSAQLAKVNDVLKIDLSSLVQKGYAAFNDTPDLVVNQTRNILSDIKSVLESIGSNITTFTKTLPVQKILADLMVSLTQSEAYVQDYFPVVEQYDFYRWLGCLILCCMVVLILVFYCLGLLCGTCGYDKHASPTTRGCISNTGGNFLMAGVGFSFLFSWVLMIVVVLTFVAGGNVEKLVCEPFEDKTLFKVLDTPYLLNQHWKNYLPGILFKNPDINLTFEKVYSDCKENKGIYTSLHLEHMFNIDEFLNISMYTEDVALKIEHIQINLSKIILLDEIGKENLLDFSSSGIEGINFAAYLTEINKSVTKVDLLSFANDLEARADQLPKGALENALKGHANSIRMIHNQQVVPLEQAMSTLNQSIRLLKRTSSELMVKVKNVISAVNAAQLLINNNASLVIVQETKKYMDTIVGYFEQYVEWVKESIAMEVAACKPIANVIDTAVDIFLCSYITDSVNTFWFGLGSSSIFLIPAIIFAVKLSKYYRRMDTEDVYDDSSVSGTWHFTL; the protein is encoded by the exons ATCTCATCAGAAAACTAGCACAGCAGAAGTTTGGAAATACACAGGGCGATTATCAAAAG CCAGAAAATGTTGTCCTGACTCTTCAG GCCATCTACTATGAAATCGGTTTTATAGTCACCGCAGCCTTGGGattgctatttattttgttaCTGCCTCTTGTGGGACTTTGCTTCTGTATGTGTCGTTGCTGTGACAACTGTGGTGGGGAAATGCatcaaagacagaagaaaaatgctgactGTCAGAGGAGCTGttttgcaacatttctttttgttgcttCTTTAATAATAAG TGTTGGAGTGCTCTGTGCATATGCTGCCAACCAGCATTTAACTAACCAAGTCCGAGGAGCAAAGAAACTGgttaacagtaattttaaagatCTGAAAATTTTCCTTAACGACACACCAGCg CAAATTGACTACTTGGTGAGCCAGTACAACACAACTAAGGATAAAGCACTCTCTGAACTAAATA ATGTTGGACCTTTGCTTGGAAGTAGAGTTCAAGAACAGTTGGGAAAAGAAGTACATCCGGCACTTGATGCAGCTCTGACAATGGCAGGAG CCATCAGAGAAACAAAGGAAGCACTGGAAAATGTGAGTGTCTCTGTAGAGGTTTTGCAGGAGGGAACAGAGAGGCTTCATGCAAACTTGACAGATGTTAAAATGCATCTAAACAACACCCTCGGTGATTCTGCATGCTCTGCAGCTCAGGCTGCTTCAACTTGCAATATCATCAGGAATTCATTAAATCAGCTGAACATCAATGCCAATTTTAGTGGG TTGCCAGGAGTGAGCGCACAGCTTGCGAAGGTCAATGACGTCCTTAAAATAGACCTTTCTAGTCTGGTTCAAAAG GGTTATGCAGCATTTAATGATACTCCAGACTTAGTGGTGAATCAAACCAGGAACATTTTATCAG ATATCAAAAGCGTGCTGGAATCCATTGGTTCAAATATCACTACCTTCACAAAAACACTGCCTGTCCAGAAGATTTTAGCAGATTTGATGGTATCTCTTACACAGAGTGAAGCATATGTTCAAGATTATTTTCCAGTAGTGGAGCAGTATGATTTCTACAG GTGGCTGGGTTGTCTTATTCTGTGCTGCATGGTGGTCCTGATTCTGGTCTTTTACTGTCTTGGATTGCTATGTGGCACCTGTGGTTATGATAAACATGCTTCTCCAACAACCAGAGGCTGCATCTCCAACACTGGAGGAAACTTTCTTATGGC tggtgttggattcagttttcttttctcctgggtGCTGATGATTGTAGTGGTGCTCACTTTTGTCGCAGGTGGAAATGTAGAAAAACTGGTCTGTGAGCCCTTTGAAGATAAAACTTTATTCAAG GTTTTGGATACTCCCTACTTACTAAACCAACACTGGAAAAACTACCTTCCTGGCATCCTGTTTAAAAATCCAGATATTAACTTGACTTTTGAAAAAGTGTACAG tgattgcaaggaaaacaaaggaatttATACTTCCCTTCACCTAGAACACATGTTCAATATTGATGAATTTCTAAATATTAGTATG TATACAGAAGATGTAGCACTTAAAATTGAACATATTCAGATAAACCTCAGCAAAATCATTCTCCTGGATGAAATTGGGAAGGAGAATCTTCTGGATTTCAGCTCTTCAGGAATAGAAGGGATAAACTTTGCAGCATATTTGACAGAG ATCAATAAAAGTGTTACCAAGGTTGATCTTCTGTCATTTGCTAATGACTTAGAAGCAAGAGCAGACCAGCTG CCAAAAGGAGCACTGGAAAATGCCTTAAAAGGACACGCAAACAGCATTCGAATGATTCATAACCAGCAAGTCGTTCCGCTAGAGCAAGCTATG AGCACTTTAAATCAGAGCATTAGGTTGCTGAAGAGGACATCATCTGAACTTATG GTTAAGGTGAAAAATGTCATTAGTGCTGTTAATGCTGCCCAGCTTCTCATAAATAACAATGCTTCTCTAGTTATTGTCCAG GAGACAAAAAAGTACATGGATACCATAGTTGGCTACTTTGAGCAATACGTCGAGTGGGTCAAGGAGTCG ATTGCCATGGAGGTAGCAGCATGCAAGCCTATTGCCAATGTGATAGATACAGCAGTAGATATTTTTTTATGCAGCTATATAACTGATTCTGTG aataccttctggtttggtttgggaaGTTCTTCAATATTCTTAATTCCTGCCATAATTTTTGCTGTGAAACTCTCCAAATACTATCGTAGAATGGATACAGAGGATGTATATGATGA TTCCTCTGTCTCAGGGACTTGGCATTTTACTTTATGA